From the genome of Papaver somniferum cultivar HN1 chromosome 2, ASM357369v1, whole genome shotgun sequence, one region includes:
- the LOC113351247 gene encoding uncharacterized protein LOC113351247, whose translation MQRYDGRRRSSSKRESQGCRKETSLERETRGDLERSMIEQRALEAVMQREREQTNANQTILQQLEELKEAMENNNEQGGKTKMAESIEEAERSPFSQEILQALILAKCALPTFSSIFHGTGNAVQHMKAYNLTLMPWAQHQAMLCKYFPASLTGEASLWFDNLCEGSVTSFTQLKTLFLGNYIINNRAKVGIENAPNLKKAYGKSLRSLTTRWRTMCSESAGEVSERHLILAFVSALYPTDLLYVEIFQHKNKIDMQELREYQEEFIALEENK comes from the coding sequence ATGCAGAGATATGATGGTAGAAGGAGAAGTAGCTCGAAACGCGAAAGCCAGGGATGCAGAAAAGAAACCAGTTTGGAACGAGAAACCAGAGGGGACTTAGAAAGAAGCATGATAGAACAAAGAGCATTAGAGGCAGTCATGCAAAGGGAAAGAGAGCAGACTAACGCGAACCAAACtatactacaacaacttgaagaaCTTAAGGAGGCAATGGAAAACAATAACGAGCAAGGAGGAAAAACGAAGATGGCAGAATCCATAGAGGAAGCGGAGAGATCGCCATTCTCACAAGAAATATTACAAGCACTTATTCTCGCGAAATGTGCTCTGCCAACATTCTCCAGCATCTTTCATGGGACAGGGAATGCAGTACAACACATGAAAGCCTATAATCTCACGCTAATGCCATGGGCCCAGCATCAGGCGATGTTGTGCAAGTACTTTCCAGCCAGCCTGACTGGAGAAGCTTCATTATGGTTCGATAATTTGTGCGAAGGATCAGTGACTTCATTCACGCAATTGAAAACGCTGTTCTTGGGGAACTATATAATCAACAACCGAGCCAAAGTAGGGATTGAAAACGCGCCCAACTTGAAGAAAGCGTATGGAAAAAGTCTGCGAAGCCTGACCACAcgatggagaaccatgtgtagcgaaTCAGCAGGAGAAGTGTCAGAGAGACATTTGATCCTCGCCTTCGTTAGTGCCTTATACCCAACTGATCTCTTGTACGTGGAAATATTCCAACATAAAAACAAAATTGATATGCAAGAACTAAGAGAGTACCAAGAAGAATTTATAGCGTTGGAAGAAAATAAGTGA
- the LOC113347873 gene encoding 3-epi-6-deoxocathasterone 23-monooxygenase-like isoform X1: MESLWLLVSATVFLSIATFLLCTNSTKFFRKNNGNTRPSPSSSEIQLPLGTLGWPFIGETIEFISCAYSGSPEKFMDKRRCLYGNVFKSHLFGSRTIVSTDAEVNKHVLDSKTFIPAYPRSLTELMGESSILVTNGNLHKKLHGLIGAFLKCPQLKAQITRDMQKYVHETVNHWKDDQLIYIQDVSKNIAFKVLVKVLIGLDPGEEVQFLNQQFHEFNAGIISLPIKIPGSRLYRSLQAKKRMMKVIEKIIQEKQKHNSNEIPKDIIDVLLNDSNKQLTPGFISSNMVDFMIPAEDSVPVLITLVVKFLSECPRALEQMLEENMKLQILKDEMGGFLCWSDYMSLPFTQNVITEALRLGNIIGGVMRKATKDVQIKGYLIPEGWCVFAYILSVHLDDKHYDQPHQFNPWRWQDNNIGTCNFTPFGGGQRLCPGLELARLETSIFLHHFITQFSWVAEEDAIIHFPTARLKRRMPVCVKRR, from the exons ATGGAAAGTTTGTGGTTACTTGTCTCTGCAACAGTTTTCTTGTCTATTGCTACTTTTCTTCTTTGCACTAATAGTACCAAGTTCTTCAGAAAAAATAATGGTAATACTAgaccatcaccatcatcatcggaAATACAACTTCCTTTAGGTACTCTAGGATGGCCTTTCATCGGCGAAACTATAGAGTTCATCTCCTGTGCTTATTCCGGTTCTCCGGAAAAATTCATGGATAAACGTCGTTGTCT GTACGGGAATGTGTTCAAATCACACCTATTTGGAAGTCGAACAATCGTATCAACTGATGCAGAAGTAAATAAACATGTTCTCGACTCGAAAACTTTCATACCAGCTTATCCAAGATCACTCACTGAGTTAATGGGAGAGTCATCAATTCTAGTCACTAACGGAAATTTACACAAGAAACTTCATGGTCTTATTGGGGCTTTCCTTAAATGTCCACAACTTAAGGCTCAAATTACACGAGACATGCAAAAGTACGTTCACGAGACTGTGAACCATTGGAAAGATGATCAGCTTATCTACATTCAAGATGTCTCCAAAAAT ATTGCATTCAAAGTACTAGTCAAAGTATTGATTGGTCTAGACCCAGGGGAAGAAGTGCAATTTTTAAACCAACAGTTTCATGAATTTAATGCTGGGATTATATCTTTACCAATAAAGATACCTGGGAGTAGATTATATCGATCATTACAG GCAAAGAAAAGAATGATGAAGGTTATAGAGAAAATTATCCAAGAAAAGCAAAAACACAACAGCAACGAAATTCCAAAAGACATTATCGATGTGTTactaaatgactcaaataaacagTTAACACCTGGTTTCATTTCAAGCAATATGGTTGATTTTATGATCCCGGCGGAAGATTCTGTACCCGTCCTTATAACATTGGTCGTGAAATTCCTTAGCGAGTGTCCTCGAGCTCTCGAACAAATGTTG GAGGAGAATATGAAGTTGCAAATACTCAAAGATGAGATGGGAGGATTTTTGTGTTGGAGTGACTATATGTCTCTACCATTTACACAAAAT GTGATTACAGAGGCACTAAGGTTAGGAAACATTATAGGAGGAGTCATGCGTAAGGCCACTAAAGATGTGCAAATAAAAGGTTACTTGATTCCTGAAGGATGGTGTGTGTTTGCGTACATTTTATCGGTCCATCTCGATGATAAACATTACGATCAACCTCATCAATTTAACCCCTGGAGATGGCAG GACAACAATATAGGTACTTGTAATTTTACTCCTTTTGGTGGTGGCCAAAGATTGTGTCCGGGTCTTGAATTGGCAAGGCTTGAAACTTCAATATTTCTCCATCATTTTATAACTCAATTCAG TTGGGTGGCTGAGGAGGATGCAATTATCCACTTCCCAACAGCAAGATTGAAAAGAAGAATGCCTGTATGCGtcaaaagaagatga
- the LOC113347873 gene encoding 3-epi-6-deoxocathasterone 23-monooxygenase-like isoform X2: protein MESLWLLVSATVFLSIATFLLCTNSTKFFRKNNGNTRPSPSSSEIQLPLGTLGWPFIGETIEFISCAYSGSPEKFMDKRRCLYGNVFKSHLFGSRTIVSTDAEVNKHVLDSKTFIPAYPRSLTELMGESSILVTNGNLHKKLHGLIGAFLKCPQLKAQITRDMQKYVHETVNHWKDDQLIYIQDVSKNIAFKVLVKVLIGLDPGEEVQFLNQQFHEFNAGIISLPIKIPGSRLYRSLQAKKRMMKVIEKIIQEKQKHNSNEIPKDIIDVLLNDSNKQLTPGFISSNMVDFMIPAEDSVPVLITLVVKFLSECPRALEQMLEENMKLQILKDEMGGFLCWSDYMSLPFTQNVITEALRLGNIIGGVMRKATKDVQIKGYLIPEGWCVFAYILSVHLDDKHYDQPHQFNPWRWQVLVILLLLVVAKDCVRVLNWQGLKLQYFSIIL from the exons ATGGAAAGTTTGTGGTTACTTGTCTCTGCAACAGTTTTCTTGTCTATTGCTACTTTTCTTCTTTGCACTAATAGTACCAAGTTCTTCAGAAAAAATAATGGTAATACTAgaccatcaccatcatcatcggaAATACAACTTCCTTTAGGTACTCTAGGATGGCCTTTCATCGGCGAAACTATAGAGTTCATCTCCTGTGCTTATTCCGGTTCTCCGGAAAAATTCATGGATAAACGTCGTTGTCT GTACGGGAATGTGTTCAAATCACACCTATTTGGAAGTCGAACAATCGTATCAACTGATGCAGAAGTAAATAAACATGTTCTCGACTCGAAAACTTTCATACCAGCTTATCCAAGATCACTCACTGAGTTAATGGGAGAGTCATCAATTCTAGTCACTAACGGAAATTTACACAAGAAACTTCATGGTCTTATTGGGGCTTTCCTTAAATGTCCACAACTTAAGGCTCAAATTACACGAGACATGCAAAAGTACGTTCACGAGACTGTGAACCATTGGAAAGATGATCAGCTTATCTACATTCAAGATGTCTCCAAAAAT ATTGCATTCAAAGTACTAGTCAAAGTATTGATTGGTCTAGACCCAGGGGAAGAAGTGCAATTTTTAAACCAACAGTTTCATGAATTTAATGCTGGGATTATATCTTTACCAATAAAGATACCTGGGAGTAGATTATATCGATCATTACAG GCAAAGAAAAGAATGATGAAGGTTATAGAGAAAATTATCCAAGAAAAGCAAAAACACAACAGCAACGAAATTCCAAAAGACATTATCGATGTGTTactaaatgactcaaataaacagTTAACACCTGGTTTCATTTCAAGCAATATGGTTGATTTTATGATCCCGGCGGAAGATTCTGTACCCGTCCTTATAACATTGGTCGTGAAATTCCTTAGCGAGTGTCCTCGAGCTCTCGAACAAATGTTG GAGGAGAATATGAAGTTGCAAATACTCAAAGATGAGATGGGAGGATTTTTGTGTTGGAGTGACTATATGTCTCTACCATTTACACAAAAT GTGATTACAGAGGCACTAAGGTTAGGAAACATTATAGGAGGAGTCATGCGTAAGGCCACTAAAGATGTGCAAATAAAAGGTTACTTGATTCCTGAAGGATGGTGTGTGTTTGCGTACATTTTATCGGTCCATCTCGATGATAAACATTACGATCAACCTCATCAATTTAACCCCTGGAGATGGCAG GTACTTGTAATTTTACTCCTTTTGGTGGTGGCCAAAGATTGTGTCCGGGTCTTGAATTGGCAAGGCTTGAAACTTCAATATTTCTCCATCATTTTATAA
- the LOC113347873 gene encoding 3-epi-6-deoxocathasterone 23-monooxygenase-like isoform X3, with amino-acid sequence MESLWLLVSATVFLSIATFLLCTNSTKFFRKNNGNTRPSPSSSEIQLPLGTLGWPFIGETIEFISCAYSGSPEKFMDKRRCLYGNVFKSHLFGSRTIVSTDAEVNKHVLDSKTFIPAYPRSLTELMGESSILVTNGNLHKKLHGLIGAFLKCPQLKAQITRDMQKYVHETVNHWKDDQLIYIQDVSKNAKKRMMKVIEKIIQEKQKHNSNEIPKDIIDVLLNDSNKQLTPGFISSNMVDFMIPAEDSVPVLITLVVKFLSECPRALEQMLEENMKLQILKDEMGGFLCWSDYMSLPFTQNVITEALRLGNIIGGVMRKATKDVQIKGYLIPEGWCVFAYILSVHLDDKHYDQPHQFNPWRWQDNNIGTCNFTPFGGGQRLCPGLELARLETSIFLHHFITQFSWVAEEDAIIHFPTARLKRRMPVCVKRR; translated from the exons ATGGAAAGTTTGTGGTTACTTGTCTCTGCAACAGTTTTCTTGTCTATTGCTACTTTTCTTCTTTGCACTAATAGTACCAAGTTCTTCAGAAAAAATAATGGTAATACTAgaccatcaccatcatcatcggaAATACAACTTCCTTTAGGTACTCTAGGATGGCCTTTCATCGGCGAAACTATAGAGTTCATCTCCTGTGCTTATTCCGGTTCTCCGGAAAAATTCATGGATAAACGTCGTTGTCT GTACGGGAATGTGTTCAAATCACACCTATTTGGAAGTCGAACAATCGTATCAACTGATGCAGAAGTAAATAAACATGTTCTCGACTCGAAAACTTTCATACCAGCTTATCCAAGATCACTCACTGAGTTAATGGGAGAGTCATCAATTCTAGTCACTAACGGAAATTTACACAAGAAACTTCATGGTCTTATTGGGGCTTTCCTTAAATGTCCACAACTTAAGGCTCAAATTACACGAGACATGCAAAAGTACGTTCACGAGACTGTGAACCATTGGAAAGATGATCAGCTTATCTACATTCAAGATGTCTCCAAAAAT GCAAAGAAAAGAATGATGAAGGTTATAGAGAAAATTATCCAAGAAAAGCAAAAACACAACAGCAACGAAATTCCAAAAGACATTATCGATGTGTTactaaatgactcaaataaacagTTAACACCTGGTTTCATTTCAAGCAATATGGTTGATTTTATGATCCCGGCGGAAGATTCTGTACCCGTCCTTATAACATTGGTCGTGAAATTCCTTAGCGAGTGTCCTCGAGCTCTCGAACAAATGTTG GAGGAGAATATGAAGTTGCAAATACTCAAAGATGAGATGGGAGGATTTTTGTGTTGGAGTGACTATATGTCTCTACCATTTACACAAAAT GTGATTACAGAGGCACTAAGGTTAGGAAACATTATAGGAGGAGTCATGCGTAAGGCCACTAAAGATGTGCAAATAAAAGGTTACTTGATTCCTGAAGGATGGTGTGTGTTTGCGTACATTTTATCGGTCCATCTCGATGATAAACATTACGATCAACCTCATCAATTTAACCCCTGGAGATGGCAG GACAACAATATAGGTACTTGTAATTTTACTCCTTTTGGTGGTGGCCAAAGATTGTGTCCGGGTCTTGAATTGGCAAGGCTTGAAACTTCAATATTTCTCCATCATTTTATAACTCAATTCAG TTGGGTGGCTGAGGAGGATGCAATTATCCACTTCCCAACAGCAAGATTGAAAAGAAGAATGCCTGTATGCGtcaaaagaagatga